A stretch of the Lepidochelys kempii isolate rLepKem1 chromosome 15, rLepKem1.hap2, whole genome shotgun sequence genome encodes the following:
- the ARPC3 gene encoding actin-related protein 2/3 complex subunit 3: protein MPAYHSTLMDSDIKLIGNMALLPIRSQFKGPAPRETKDTDIIDEAIYYFKANVFFKNYEIKNEADRTLIYITLYISECLKKLQKCNSKGQGEKEMYTLGITNFPIPGEPGFPLNALYAKPGNKQEDEVMRAYLQQLRQETGLRLCEKVFDPQSDKPSKWWICFVKRQFMNKSLSGPGQ from the exons GCTTATCACTCCACTTTAATGGACTCTGATATCAAGTTAATTGGGAACATGGCTTTGTTACCCATTAGAAGTCAGTTCAAAGGACCAGCTCCAAGGGAAA CAAAGGACACAGATATTATAGATGAAGCCATCTACTACTTCAAAGCAAATGTCTTCTTCAAGAATTATGAAATTAAG AATGAGGCTGACAGAACCTTGATCTACATAACTCTCTACATTTCCGAATGCTTAAAAAAGCTgcaaaag TGTAATTCGAAAGGCCAAGGAGAGAAGGAAATGTACACGTTAGGAATCACTAACTTCCCAATCCCTGGCGAGCCGGGCTTTCCACTCAATGCCCTCTATGCCAAACCTGGCAACAAACAGGAGGACG AGGTGATGAGGGCCTACTTGCAACAGCTGAGACAAGAAACAGGTCTTAGGCTTTGCGAAAAGGTGTTTGATCCCCAAAGTGACAAGCCTAGCAAG TGGTGGATCTGCTTCGTGAAGAGGCAGTTCATGAATAAGAGTCTGTCAGGACCTGGGCAATGA